In the Brucella anthropi ATCC 49188 genome, one interval contains:
- a CDS encoding isochorismatase family protein, whose protein sequence is MSAQDTALLVIDAQESFRHRPYYRDEEVSAYIERQQALIDGAKRAGIPVVQIFHVENEGPFSEASGLVKAISPLSIEPDAVFRKRRHSALVGSGLDVWLVANGIRRVLVSGIRTEQCCETTTRQASDFGYHVDFVSEATLTFPMTDASGHEWSAADIKARTELVLVNRFARIVTVEQALATSGERKAA, encoded by the coding sequence ATGTCCGCTCAAGATACAGCTTTGCTGGTTATCGACGCTCAGGAGTCATTCCGCCACCGGCCTTACTACCGGGACGAAGAGGTTAGCGCCTATATTGAACGCCAGCAGGCACTGATCGATGGCGCCAAGCGTGCCGGTATTCCGGTGGTGCAGATTTTCCATGTCGAGAATGAAGGCCCATTCTCGGAAGCATCGGGTCTGGTGAAGGCGATTTCGCCGCTGTCGATTGAACCCGACGCGGTTTTCCGCAAGCGCCGCCACAGCGCGCTGGTTGGAAGCGGGCTTGATGTGTGGCTGGTTGCCAATGGTATCCGCCGTGTGCTGGTTTCGGGTATCCGCACAGAGCAATGCTGCGAGACGACAACACGGCAGGCATCGGATTTTGGATATCACGTCGATTTCGTCAGTGAAGCGACATTGACCTTTCCCATGACTGACGCAAGCGGCCATGAGTGGAGCGCTGCGGACATCAAGGCTCGCACGGAGCTTGTTCTGGTCAATCGCTTTGCTCGTATCGTAACTGTGGAACAGGCGCTCGCCACGTCCGGAGAACGGAAGGCAGCATGA
- a CDS encoding YciI family protein: MFVVNLTYIKPLEEIGRHLEAHREFLDRQYADGVFLASGPKNPRNGGVILASGKVSKSELDAILRLDPFRQHGLATYDVVEFTPAKYAPPLGDIL, encoded by the coding sequence ATGTTCGTTGTCAACCTGACCTACATCAAGCCTCTTGAGGAGATCGGGAGGCATCTCGAAGCGCATCGGGAGTTTCTGGACCGGCAATATGCGGATGGCGTTTTCCTGGCTTCCGGGCCGAAAAACCCACGAAACGGCGGCGTGATCCTTGCAAGCGGTAAGGTCAGCAAGAGTGAGCTGGACGCGATACTGAGGCTTGACCCTTTCAGGCAACACGGACTGGCAACTTATGACGTTGTGGAGTTTACGCCAGCAAAGTATGCACCTCCTCTTGGGGATATTCTTTAA
- a CDS encoding dihydroorotase produces the protein MAETFDTILKGATIVNHDGIGQRDVGIRNGRIAAIGSLSTHTAGEVIDCTGLHILPGVVDSQVHFREPGLEHKEDLETGSLAAVLGGVTSVFEMPNTKPLTTSAETLEDKIRRGRHRMHCDFAFWVGGTRDNANDVAELERLPGAAGIKVFMGSSTGDLLVEDDDGVRSILKNTRRRAAFHSEDEFRLKEREGLRVQGDPSSHPVWRDEVAALQCTERLVRIARDTGARIHVLHISTAEEIDFLKDHKDVATCEATPHHLTLSADDYKTLGNLIQMNPPVRDKRHRDGVWKGIDQGIVDVLGSDHAPHTLEEKQKPYPASPSGMTGVQTLVPIMLDHINAGRLTLERFVDLSSHGPNRIFGMARKGRIAVGYDADLTIVDMKRRETITHEQAGSKAGWTPYHGKTVTGWPIGTFVRGIKVMWEAEIVNANKGEPVEFLEALPHR, from the coding sequence ATGGCCGAAACATTCGATACGATTTTGAAGGGTGCAACCATCGTCAATCACGACGGTATAGGCCAACGCGACGTCGGTATTCGCAATGGTCGCATCGCTGCCATAGGCTCTCTTTCCACACATACCGCAGGTGAGGTGATCGACTGCACCGGCCTGCATATTCTGCCCGGCGTGGTGGATAGCCAGGTCCATTTCCGCGAACCTGGCCTTGAACACAAGGAAGATCTCGAAACCGGTTCACTCGCAGCCGTGCTGGGTGGGGTGACCTCCGTGTTCGAGATGCCGAACACCAAGCCGCTCACCACTTCCGCCGAGACGCTGGAAGACAAGATTCGTCGTGGCCGCCATCGCATGCATTGCGATTTCGCTTTCTGGGTCGGTGGTACGCGCGACAATGCAAACGACGTTGCTGAACTGGAGCGCTTGCCGGGCGCTGCCGGGATCAAGGTTTTCATGGGATCGTCCACCGGCGATCTGCTTGTTGAAGACGATGATGGCGTTCGTTCGATCCTGAAGAATACGCGCCGTCGCGCGGCCTTCCACTCTGAAGACGAGTTCCGGTTGAAAGAACGCGAAGGCCTGCGCGTGCAGGGTGACCCGTCGAGCCATCCGGTCTGGCGCGATGAAGTTGCAGCACTTCAATGCACGGAACGGCTTGTGCGCATCGCTCGCGATACTGGCGCCCGCATTCACGTACTGCATATCTCCACAGCCGAAGAAATCGACTTCCTGAAAGATCACAAGGATGTCGCGACGTGCGAAGCAACGCCGCATCATCTCACCTTGTCGGCAGACGACTACAAGACACTCGGCAATCTCATCCAGATGAACCCGCCTGTCCGTGACAAGCGTCACCGCGATGGCGTATGGAAGGGTATAGATCAGGGTATTGTCGATGTACTCGGTTCTGACCACGCTCCGCATACGCTGGAAGAAAAGCAGAAGCCTTATCCGGCTTCCCCGTCTGGCATGACAGGCGTGCAGACGCTGGTGCCCATCATGCTTGATCACATCAATGCGGGCAGGCTCACGCTGGAGCGCTTCGTCGATCTTTCCAGCCACGGCCCGAACCGTATTTTTGGCATGGCGCGCAAGGGTCGTATTGCAGTCGGCTACGATGCCGACCTGACCATCGTGGACATGAAGCGCCGCGAAACGATCACGCATGAGCAGGCCGGTTCGAAAGCCGGCTGGACACCCTATCATGGCAAAACTGTTACCGGATGGCCGATTGGCACTTTTGTGCGCGGCATCAAGGTGATGTGGGAAGCGGAGATCGTCAACGCCAACAAGGGCGAGCCGGTGGAATTCCTCGAGGCATTGCCGCATCGCTGA
- the ygfZ gene encoding CAF17-like 4Fe-4S cluster assembly/insertion protein YgfZ, giving the protein MTTAVEVVNLSNRALVHITGEEAEKFLQAVITTDLDKLGPDNLKPGALLAPQGKILFDFLVSRIDGGLRFDLPASIAADFIKRITLYRLRAKAEITQLPESLVSVSWQTESHPSQNDSIKRDSRFPTELNVHRIYGPADGTTDESAWTKLRAEYGIAEGETDFAYNDVFPHDVNFDQTGGVSFPKGCFIGQEVVSRMQHRGTARRRVLVAHSDGNLPPMGTSITVDGREIGTTGSSADTIGIALVRIDRAKDAIDAGSPILAGETPITLTLPPHVRFAFPEAEAGNA; this is encoded by the coding sequence ATGACGACGGCAGTTGAAGTGGTAAATCTTTCAAACAGGGCTTTGGTTCATATCACTGGCGAAGAGGCGGAAAAATTTCTGCAGGCTGTGATTACCACCGACCTCGACAAGCTTGGACCGGACAACCTGAAACCGGGAGCATTGCTCGCTCCGCAAGGGAAAATCCTGTTCGATTTTCTCGTTTCACGCATTGATGGCGGCTTGCGTTTCGATCTCCCGGCAAGCATTGCCGCCGATTTCATCAAGCGTATCACCCTCTACAGGCTGCGTGCAAAAGCCGAAATAACGCAACTACCAGAATCGCTTGTCAGTGTTTCCTGGCAAACTGAATCACATCCTTCACAGAATGATTCAATCAAGCGGGACAGCCGCTTTCCGACCGAGCTGAACGTACACCGGATTTACGGTCCGGCCGATGGCACGACCGATGAAAGCGCATGGACAAAGCTGCGCGCAGAGTATGGCATAGCGGAAGGCGAAACGGATTTCGCTTATAATGACGTCTTCCCGCATGACGTCAATTTCGACCAGACCGGCGGCGTTTCCTTCCCGAAAGGCTGTTTCATCGGGCAGGAAGTCGTGTCGCGCATGCAGCATCGCGGTACGGCTCGGCGGCGCGTTCTGGTGGCGCACTCCGATGGAAATCTACCTCCGATGGGTACGTCCATTACCGTTGATGGGCGCGAGATCGGCACGACAGGAAGCTCCGCTGACACTATCGGCATCGCGCTTGTGCGCATCGATCGCGCCAAGGATGCGATAGATGCGGGCAGTCCGATTCTGGCTGGCGAAACGCCCATAACACTCACCTTGCCGCCTCATGTGCGGTTCGCGTTTCCGGAAGCTGAAGCGGGTAACGCCTGA
- a CDS encoding YfbR-like 5'-deoxynucleotidase: MASADRSSGKTRAWQRMLSGRRLDLLDPSPLDIEIEDIAHGLARVARWNGQTVGEHAFSVAQHSLLVDQIFNRLVPDASVEWQLLSLLHDAPEYVIGDMISPFKAVMGGNYKIIETRLENAIHLRFSLPITVPVQLKTLIKRADQVAAFFEATRLAGFTETEAVKYFGRPRGFDPAGLDIAPRPTQDVQTDFLARFAALDKARHPR; the protein is encoded by the coding sequence ATGGCAAGCGCCGACCGATCTTCCGGCAAGACACGTGCCTGGCAGCGCATGTTGTCGGGACGCCGTCTCGACCTGCTTGACCCCTCGCCGCTCGATATTGAAATCGAAGATATTGCTCACGGCCTTGCCCGTGTTGCGCGCTGGAACGGTCAGACTGTTGGTGAACATGCATTTTCGGTTGCACAGCACTCGCTGCTCGTGGATCAGATATTCAACCGGCTGGTGCCCGATGCCAGCGTTGAATGGCAGCTATTGTCACTCCTGCACGACGCACCGGAATATGTGATCGGTGACATGATCTCGCCCTTCAAGGCGGTGATGGGTGGTAATTACAAGATAATTGAAACGCGACTGGAAAACGCAATTCACCTGCGCTTCTCGCTACCGATTACCGTGCCCGTCCAACTCAAGACGCTGATCAAGCGCGCGGATCAGGTTGCCGCTTTCTTTGAAGCCACACGACTTGCCGGTTTCACCGAGACCGAGGCCGTTAAATATTTCGGGCGCCCGCGTGGCTTCGACCCCGCAGGGCTGGATATCGCACCGCGCCCCACACAAGACGTGCAGACGGATTTCCTGGCGCGATTTGCGGCATTGGACAAGGCGCGACACCCTCGATGA
- a CDS encoding tyrosine phosphatase family protein, whose protein sequence is MSRIVVTPLSQLATQLASHQPSHVVTLGSEAPVALPDGYDANRLSLTFNDIIEPREGLIAPDESHVRGLLNFAKSWPMDAPLLIHCYAGISRSTAAAYIIASALNPTLDESELAALVRSLSPSATPNIRLISLADQILERQGRMVASIRAIGRGADAFEGEVFSLPVRTGSNASKG, encoded by the coding sequence ATGAGCCGGATCGTCGTGACGCCCTTGTCGCAACTGGCAACACAACTCGCATCGCACCAGCCAAGCCATGTCGTGACGCTTGGAAGCGAGGCTCCGGTGGCTCTGCCTGATGGATACGATGCCAATCGCCTGTCACTGACGTTCAACGATATTATTGAGCCACGCGAGGGGCTGATTGCCCCCGATGAAAGCCATGTGCGGGGACTTCTGAACTTCGCGAAGAGCTGGCCCATGGACGCGCCTTTGCTCATCCATTGTTATGCTGGCATTTCTCGTTCTACGGCCGCGGCTTATATCATCGCTTCCGCATTGAACCCGACGCTGGACGAAAGCGAGCTCGCCGCGCTTGTTCGCAGCCTGTCACCATCTGCGACGCCGAATATCCGGCTCATATCACTCGCAGACCAAATTTTGGAGCGACAAGGGCGAATGGTTGCGTCCATACGCGCAATCGGACGCGGAGCGGATGCCTTCGAAGGTGAGGTTTTCAGCCTGCCTGTGAGAACAGGATCAAATGCATCTAAGGGCTGA
- the recO gene encoding DNA repair protein RecO: MEWRDEGIILGTRRHGETSAIVEVMTREHGRHMGMVRGGRSRRMQPLLQPGNHVDVTWWARLDEHMGSFTIEPLEFAAARLIETPVALYGIQLAASHLRLLPERDPHRGLYETLRLIIEHFDDPLASGELVLRFEVMMLEELGFGLDLKKCAATGVKEDLIYVSPKSGRAVCRDAGAPWADKLLLLPGFVNNTAVRASSYDDIDHAFTMTGYFLMRHVWEPRAVTPPDARGGFLNALGRAISP; this comes from the coding sequence ATGGAATGGCGCGATGAAGGCATAATTCTCGGGACAAGACGCCATGGCGAGACAAGCGCCATCGTGGAAGTGATGACCCGTGAGCATGGCCGCCATATGGGTATGGTGCGCGGCGGGCGTTCCCGCCGCATGCAGCCTTTGCTACAGCCGGGCAATCATGTGGACGTGACATGGTGGGCGCGGCTGGACGAGCATATGGGCAGTTTTACCATCGAACCGCTGGAATTTGCCGCCGCCCGCCTCATCGAAACGCCGGTGGCGTTATACGGTATCCAACTGGCGGCTTCCCATTTGCGTCTCCTGCCGGAACGCGATCCGCATCGCGGCCTCTATGAGACATTGCGGCTCATCATCGAACATTTTGACGATCCGCTGGCCTCCGGCGAACTGGTGCTGCGTTTTGAAGTGATGATGCTTGAAGAGCTGGGCTTCGGCCTTGATCTCAAGAAATGCGCGGCAACAGGCGTCAAGGAAGACCTGATCTATGTGTCGCCGAAATCCGGGCGCGCGGTCTGCCGTGATGCGGGTGCGCCATGGGCTGACAAACTTCTGCTGCTACCCGGCTTCGTCAACAACACGGCTGTTCGCGCGTCGTCCTATGACGACATCGATCATGCGTTCACGATGACAGGCTATTTTCTGATGCGGCATGTTTGGGAGCCGCGTGCTGTAACACCGCCTGATGCGCGGGGTGGGTTTTTGAATGCTCTCGGGCGGGCAATCAGCCCTTAG
- the era gene encoding GTPase Era has product MNNRTTPADGENEAGQTRSGFVALIGAPNAGKSTLVNQLVGTKVSIVTHKVQTTRALVRGIFIEDQAQIVLVDTPGIFRPKRRLDRAMVTTAWGGAKDADIILVLLDSQGGLNENAEALLSSMKDVRRKKVLVLNKVDRVDPPVLLELARKANELVAFDQTFMISALNGSGCKDLAKYLAENVPNGPWYYPEDQISDMPMRQLAAEITREKLYLRLHEELPYSSTVETERWEERKDGSVRIEQVIYVERESQKKIVLGHKGETIKAIGQSARKEISEILEQTVHLFLFVKVRENWGNDPERYREMGLDFPT; this is encoded by the coding sequence ATGAACAATCGGACGACGCCGGCTGACGGCGAAAACGAGGCAGGCCAGACCCGGTCCGGCTTCGTGGCGTTGATCGGGGCGCCGAATGCGGGGAAATCCACGCTGGTCAACCAGCTTGTGGGAACGAAGGTTTCTATCGTCACGCACAAGGTGCAGACGACACGCGCTCTTGTGCGCGGCATATTCATCGAAGATCAGGCGCAGATCGTCCTGGTGGACACACCTGGTATTTTCCGGCCGAAGCGCAGGCTCGACCGTGCCATGGTCACCACGGCCTGGGGCGGTGCGAAGGATGCCGACATCATTCTCGTTCTTCTCGATTCGCAAGGCGGTTTGAACGAGAACGCCGAAGCGCTGCTTTCGAGCATGAAGGATGTGCGCCGGAAGAAGGTTCTGGTGCTCAACAAGGTTGATCGTGTCGATCCGCCGGTTTTGTTGGAGCTTGCCCGCAAGGCCAACGAGCTGGTCGCGTTCGACCAGACCTTCATGATCTCGGCGCTGAACGGATCGGGCTGCAAGGATCTTGCGAAATATCTCGCAGAGAACGTGCCGAACGGTCCTTGGTATTATCCGGAAGATCAGATTTCCGACATGCCGATGCGGCAGCTTGCAGCCGAAATCACACGCGAAAAGCTCTATCTGCGCCTGCATGAAGAACTGCCTTACTCGTCGACGGTGGAAACCGAACGCTGGGAAGAGCGCAAGGATGGATCAGTCCGCATCGAGCAGGTGATCTATGTCGAGCGCGAAAGCCAGAAGAAGATCGTACTTGGCCACAAGGGCGAGACGATCAAGGCAATCGGGCAATCCGCGCGTAAGGAAATCTCCGAGATACTGGAACAGACGGTTCATCTCTTCCTTTTCGTGAAAGTGCGTGAGAACTGGGGCAACGACCCGGAACGCTATCGTGAAATGGGTCTTGATTTTCCAACCTAA
- the rnc gene encoding ribonuclease III, producing MASANQAAAILEERTGHRFLNLKRLDRALTHSSVQAPSRANYERLEFLGDRVLGLTVAEMLFDEFPDASEGELSVRLNALVNAETCAAIADEIGLANLIHTGSDIKSLNDKRLLNVRADVVEALIATIYLDGGLEAVRPFVKRYWEKRSLQTGAARRDAKTELQEWAHQQGNVHPSYAIISRTGPDHDPLFAVEVTVKGFATETGEGRSKRIAEQNAAEAMLYREGVWKRDDSA from the coding sequence ATGGCTTCGGCAAATCAGGCAGCAGCAATCCTGGAGGAGCGCACCGGACACCGTTTTCTCAATTTGAAACGGCTGGATCGTGCGCTCACCCACTCAAGTGTGCAGGCGCCATCGCGCGCAAATTATGAACGTCTCGAATTTCTCGGGGACCGCGTTCTGGGACTGACCGTCGCGGAAATGCTGTTCGATGAGTTTCCGGACGCATCCGAAGGTGAACTGTCGGTTCGCCTCAATGCGCTGGTGAACGCAGAAACCTGTGCGGCGATTGCCGATGAGATCGGTCTCGCCAACCTCATCCATACCGGTTCCGATATCAAGTCGCTGAATGACAAGCGTCTTTTGAATGTCCGCGCCGATGTTGTCGAAGCACTGATCGCCACGATCTATCTCGATGGCGGACTGGAGGCCGTGCGGCCTTTCGTCAAGCGCTACTGGGAGAAGCGGTCTCTGCAAACGGGCGCTGCCCGCCGTGACGCCAAGACGGAACTGCAGGAATGGGCACACCAGCAGGGCAACGTCCATCCTTCATACGCCATCATAAGCCGCACCGGTCCGGACCATGATCCGCTGTTTGCGGTGGAGGTTACGGTCAAGGGCTTTGCCACGGAAACGGGTGAGGGGCGTTCCAAAAGAATAGCCGAACAGAATGCGGCGGAAGCGATGCTTTATCGCGAAGGCGTCTGGAAGCGTGACGATTCCGCTTGA
- the lepB gene encoding signal peptidase I — translation MSVSSKSETKKSGGLGETISVIVQALLLALVIRTLLFQPFSIPSGSMRPTLLEGDYLFVSKYAYGYSRYSLPFGLDLFSGRIWSAEPKRGDVVVFKLPSDPSVDYIKRVIGLPGDRVQMRGGVLYINDQAVKRDRIGTINNPDVTEQNRPVEVYRETLPDGVTYDTLDLSPNSIGDDTRVFEVPAGHYFMMGDNRDNSLDSRFGVGYVPFENLVGRANIIFFSIADKASPLEIWKWPTDVRFGRLFSSVNAAPHTAVTGN, via the coding sequence ATGAGCGTGTCCAGCAAGAGTGAGACAAAAAAATCCGGCGGCCTTGGCGAAACCATCAGCGTTATCGTGCAGGCGCTGCTGCTGGCACTGGTCATACGCACCCTTCTTTTCCAGCCTTTCAGCATACCGTCGGGCTCCATGCGCCCCACGCTTCTCGAAGGCGATTATCTGTTCGTTTCGAAATATGCCTATGGCTATTCGCGCTATTCACTGCCGTTCGGACTGGATTTGTTTTCAGGTCGCATCTGGAGTGCCGAACCGAAGCGCGGTGACGTGGTGGTGTTCAAACTGCCGAGCGATCCTTCCGTCGACTACATCAAGCGTGTAATCGGCCTGCCGGGTGATCGTGTGCAGATGCGCGGTGGTGTGCTTTATATCAATGATCAGGCGGTCAAGCGCGATCGCATCGGCACGATCAACAATCCCGATGTCACCGAACAGAACCGTCCCGTCGAAGTCTATCGTGAAACCTTGCCGGACGGCGTGACCTACGACACGCTTGATCTGTCGCCAAACTCCATCGGTGACGATACGCGTGTTTTCGAGGTTCCAGCCGGCCATTACTTCATGATGGGGGACAATCGTGACAACTCGCTCGATAGCCGTTTCGGCGTTGGCTATGTTCCGTTTGAGAATCTTGTCGGGCGCGCAAACATCATCTTCTTCTCGATCGCCGACAAGGCGAGCCCGCTGGAAATCTGGAAATGGCCGACTGATGTGCGCTTTGGCCGACTGTTCAGTTCAGTCAATGCCGCGCCTCATACAGCTGTAACCGGAAACTGA
- the bspA gene encoding type IV secretion system effector BspA, translating to MLFQRRNPPTRKERLRLLVWPRRSFSRSFRYGGKRILRITASPHAVAAGLAVGVFSAFTPFFGFHLIIAIVLAYFLAGNIAAAALGTTLANPLTLPFIWGSTFELGRFIMNGSIDDAPPVHLGRALETMHLDEIWTPLLKPMLFGSTILGAAFAVVVYFVTRFAVSAFRRRRIERLAEKHRLHREQELQKV from the coding sequence ATGCTGTTTCAACGCCGTAATCCTCCGACCAGAAAAGAGCGCTTAAGGCTTCTGGTCTGGCCGCGCCGCTCCTTCTCCCGTTCCTTCCGGTACGGTGGCAAGCGGATTCTGCGCATCACTGCCTCGCCTCATGCTGTCGCAGCTGGTTTGGCCGTGGGCGTGTTTTCGGCGTTCACGCCTTTCTTTGGCTTCCATCTCATCATCGCAATCGTGCTGGCCTATTTCCTTGCCGGAAATATTGCCGCCGCGGCACTTGGCACGACGCTTGCCAATCCGCTGACCCTGCCATTCATCTGGGGCAGCACATTCGAGCTGGGCCGCTTCATCATGAATGGAAGCATCGACGATGCTCCGCCAGTTCATCTCGGGCGGGCGCTGGAAACCATGCATCTCGATGAAATCTGGACGCCGCTTTTGAAGCCGATGCTATTCGGCTCAACGATTCTGGGCGCAGCATTCGCTGTCGTGGTCTATTTCGTTACCCGGTTTGCCGTCTCGGCCTTCCGCCGTCGCCGTATCGAACGCCTTGCCGAAAAGCATCGCCTGCACCGCGAACAGGAGCTTCAGAAAGTATGA
- a CDS encoding AraC family transcriptional regulator, producing the protein MPGSEELQKFHEQRIAMLEGMSGPVIALPTRYPDGYFVPRHRHSRAQLLCASQGVVLVTTDAGRWMIPSDHAMWIPAGVEHSVEILGEVFMRSIYICVDAVSGVPDYLHVVGLTDLMRCLITDATTQDSTPEPDSRDALVIELILRDLHTLPQRSLGLPFPSDPRLQKLCREFVKKPSSRATIDDWADRMAMSRRSFTRHFQRETGVSLSVWRQQACLFAAVPRLAEGEAVTSVALDLGYDSVSAFTTMFRRMLGVSPRFYLPRLDTVPFERSDNAAVLAE; encoded by the coding sequence CTGCCGGGAAGCGAGGAACTGCAGAAGTTCCACGAGCAGCGTATTGCCATGCTGGAAGGCATGAGCGGGCCAGTGATTGCCTTGCCGACACGCTATCCCGACGGCTATTTTGTGCCGCGCCACCGTCATAGCCGGGCACAACTTCTCTGCGCCTCACAAGGAGTGGTGCTGGTGACGACGGATGCTGGACGCTGGATGATTCCCAGTGACCACGCCATGTGGATACCGGCAGGTGTGGAGCACTCGGTCGAAATCCTCGGCGAAGTCTTCATGCGGTCGATTTACATCTGCGTCGATGCCGTCTCGGGCGTACCGGATTATCTCCACGTGGTCGGGCTTACCGATCTCATGCGATGCCTCATAACGGATGCAACGACGCAGGACAGCACGCCGGAACCGGATAGCCGTGATGCTCTGGTGATCGAACTGATCCTGCGGGACCTTCACACATTGCCGCAACGCTCGCTGGGCCTGCCTTTTCCATCGGATCCGCGCTTGCAGAAACTGTGTCGTGAATTCGTGAAAAAGCCTTCTTCGCGCGCCACAATTGATGACTGGGCGGACAGGATGGCGATGAGCCGGCGCTCGTTCACCCGGCATTTCCAACGGGAGACTGGCGTAAGCCTTTCAGTCTGGCGCCAGCAGGCCTGTCTTTTTGCGGCAGTTCCCCGCCTGGCAGAAGGGGAGGCGGTGACGAGCGTGGCACTGGATTTGGGTTATGACAGCGTTTCCGCTTTCACGACGATGTTCCGCAGGATGCTCGGTGTTTCGCCGCGGTTTTATTTGCCTCGACTGGACACTGTTCCGTTTGAGCGCAGCGACAACGCCGCAGTTTTGGCCGAATAA
- a CDS encoding MFS transporter — translation MSMSAAQQPSNSGADNTVLAIILATSMGHFLNDMMQSLLPAIYPMLKDNYSLSFWQIGLLTFTFQMTASILQPLVGIYTDRKPMPYSLPFGMGCTLVGLIFLATAHHYSILLLGAAFVGFGSSVFHPEAARVARLASGGRHGFAQSLFQVGGNFGSSIGPLLAAFIVLPFGQISVSWFSVAALIGMMLLWYVSNWYNRYRIANASKAKPDKTLPLPRNKVLVSVGVLAMLVFTKYIYMASLTSYYTFYTISHFGVTVQASQLLLFLFLGAVAAGTIIGGPIGDKIGARKVIWASILGVLPFTLALPYANLEMTAILTVIIGLILASAFPAIVVFAQELLPGRVGMVSGLFFGFAFGMAGIAAAVLGIVADHKGIEYVYTICSYLPLLGLLTIFLPKLEKNRKA, via the coding sequence ATGAGCATGAGTGCTGCACAGCAGCCATCAAACAGCGGCGCGGATAATACTGTCCTCGCTATTATTCTGGCCACAAGCATGGGCCATTTCCTGAACGACATGATGCAGTCGCTCCTTCCTGCCATCTATCCGATGCTGAAGGATAACTACAGCCTGTCATTCTGGCAGATCGGCCTCCTGACATTCACTTTCCAGATGACGGCATCGATCCTGCAGCCGCTCGTGGGTATCTATACCGACCGCAAGCCGATGCCTTATTCCCTGCCTTTCGGAATGGGCTGTACGCTTGTCGGGCTGATCTTTCTGGCAACGGCACATCACTATTCGATCTTGCTTCTGGGGGCGGCCTTTGTCGGTTTCGGCTCGTCCGTCTTCCATCCGGAAGCAGCTCGCGTGGCGCGTCTTGCCTCGGGTGGGCGTCATGGCTTCGCGCAATCCCTGTTTCAGGTGGGCGGCAATTTCGGCTCGTCGATTGGCCCGCTTCTGGCAGCGTTCATCGTTCTGCCTTTCGGCCAGATCAGCGTGTCGTGGTTCTCCGTCGCCGCACTGATCGGCATGATGCTGCTCTGGTATGTCAGCAATTGGTATAATCGCTACCGGATTGCCAATGCCAGCAAGGCGAAGCCCGACAAGACCCTTCCGCTTCCACGCAACAAGGTTCTGGTGTCCGTTGGCGTTCTGGCAATGCTGGTCTTCACCAAGTACATCTACATGGCCAGCCTGACGAGCTACTACACCTTCTACACCATTAGCCATTTCGGCGTGACGGTGCAGGCATCGCAGCTGCTTCTGTTCCTGTTCCTCGGTGCAGTAGCTGCGGGAACGATCATCGGTGGTCCGATCGGCGACAAGATCGGCGCGCGCAAGGTGATCTGGGCATCGATCCTCGGCGTCCTGCCGTTCACGCTGGCCCTGCCCTATGCGAACCTGGAAATGACGGCGATACTGACGGTTATCATCGGCCTGATCCTCGCCTCAGCCTTCCCGGCAATCGTGGTGTTCGCACAGGAATTGCTGCCAGGACGCGTCGGCATGGTGTCAGGCCTGTTCTTCGGCTTTGCTTTCGGCATGGCCGGTATCGCAGCCGCCGTCCTCGGTATCGTGGCCGATCACAAGGGCATCGAGTATGTTTACACCATCTGCTCGTATCTGCCGCTGCTCGGCTTGCTGACGATTTTCCTGCCCAAGCTGGAAAAGAACCGCAAGGCCTGA